The proteins below come from a single Excalfactoria chinensis isolate bCotChi1 chromosome 7, bCotChi1.hap2, whole genome shotgun sequence genomic window:
- the DHRS9 gene encoding dehydrogenase/reductase SDR family member 9, whose product MFFYILLFLSISSLWWYWKARDGGKVANLTGKYIFITGCDTGFGNMAAKTFDKKGFRVLASCLTETGAKELQAATSNQLQTVLLDVRDSNSIKKAAEWIKAEVQSEGLWGLVNNAGIMGPTAPTDWLDIEHFREPIEVNLIGLINVTINMLPLIKQAKGRIVNVSSTGGRLAFCGGGYCPSKFGVEGFNDSLRRDMKAFGVKVSCIQPGLFKTPLTDLTKIRKEKEVIWNQLPPDTKKQYGEEYFQKDMEKKEKLSKACLNTDISLVVECMEHALTSVHPWAHYVVGQDAKWFWTPLSRMPTDVQDFVLLRNREKPAVSHRK is encoded by the exons atgtttttctacatACTACTCTTTCTCAGCATCAGCTCTCTGTGGTGGTACTGGAAGGCAAGAGACGGGGGGAAGGTTGCAAACCTCACTGGCAAATATATATTCATCACTGGGTGTGACACAGGATTTGGAAATATGGCAGCAAAGACTTTTGATAAAAAGGGATTCCGTGTTCTTGCCAGCTGCCTGACTGAAACAGGAGCCAAGGAGCTACAAGCTGCAACTTCCAATCAGCTTCAGACAGTGCTGCTGGATGTGAGAGATTCAAACAGCATtaagaaagcagcagagtgGATCAAAGCTGAAGTCCAGTCAGAAG gTCTCTGGGGACTTGTTAATAATGCTGGAATTATGGGACCAACTGCTCCTACAGACTGGTTGGATATTGAGCATTTCAGAGAGCCAATTGAAGTTAATTTAATTGGGCTCATAAATGTGACAATAAATATGCTTCCCTTGATAAAACAAGCAAAGGGAAGGATAGTAAATGTATCCAGTACTGGAGGTCGACTAGCTTTCTGTGGTGGAGGCTACTGCCCTTCAAAGTTTGGGGTAGAAGGATTTAATGACAGCTTAAG GAGAGACATGAAAGCTTTTGGAGTTAAAGTTTCCTGCATTCAACCTGGGCTGTTCAAAACACCACTAACTGATCTAACAAAGATTCGGAAAGAGAAGGAGGTTATTTGGAATCAGCTTCCCCCAGACACTAAAAAGCAATATGGAGAGGAGTATTTTCAGAAAG atatggaaaagaaagaaaagctctccAAGGCCTGTCTTAACACAGATATTTCGCTGGTTGTTGAGTGCATGGAGCATGCCCTAACAAGTGTCCATCCATGGGCCCATTATGTAGTTGGCCAGGATGCTAAGTGGTTTTGGACTCCTCTTTCAAGAATGCCAACAGATGTGCAAGACTTCGTactgctgagaaacagagaaaagccCGCAGTTTCCCATAGAAAGTAA
- the LOC140254516 gene encoding retinol dehydrogenase 7-like has translation MSTWRYLLSLQMSPQNLSFSDSLHIVILASVLSLIIYWLIRDHHRVRDWSEKYVFITGCDTRLGNALAKWLDKRGFCVIAACATEEEGQELLSCSSLSLKTVNLDLADSSSISRAVVFVTEETAGKGLFGLVNTAEGTTPAAPIDWLRIDDFHSVLDINLLGLIEITLRLLPLLKKAEGRVVNLINAKGFMAFVGGGYNLSKWGMESFSDILRRDIQHFGVKVSIVEHSFFNAKVNSSIMERDLRRLWNRLPNDIRDSYGEKYFSEYRKAQRSSVKRLCNSDISKVIKCMEHALLAKYPRTRYGAGWDAKFFWLFLYYAPSCLSDMLFHMMFPAPAASGSSVPGVLINI, from the exons ATGAGCACCTGGAGGTACCTGTTGAGCTTGCAGATGTCTCCCCAGAAC CTCTCATTTTCAGACTCACTGCACATAGTGATTCTGGCTTCCGTACTTTCTCTCATCATTTACTGGCTCATCAGAGACCATCACAGAGTTAGAGACTGGAGTGAAAAGTATGTCTTCATAACAGGCTGTGACACCAGACTTGGAAATGCACTGGCCAAGTGGCTTGACAAAAGGGGATTTTGTGTCATTGCTGCATGTGCCACTGAAGAAGAAGGCCAAGAACTACTGTCCTGCTCCTCACTTTCCCTGAAGACAGTGAATCTGGACTTGGCTGActccagcagcatctccagGGCTGTAGTATTTGTGACAGAGGAAACAGCAGGCAAGG GGCTTTTTGGCTTGGTGAACACTGCTGAAGGAACAACACCTGCAGCACCCATTGACTGGCTGAGGATTGATGACTTCCACTCAGTGCTGGACATTAATCTACTGGGATTGATTGAAATCACACTCAGACTTCTACCGCTTCTgaaaaaagcagagggaagagtAGTCAATCTAATCAATGCTAAAGGCTTCATGGCTTTTGTAGGGGGTGGCTACAACTTGTCCAAATGGGGCATGGAATCTTTCTCCGACATCTTACG gAGAGATATTCAGCACTTCGGAGTAAAAGTAAGCATTGTTGAGCACAGTTTCTTCAACGCAAAAGTTAATTCAAGTATCATGGAGAGAGACCTCCGAAGACTTTGGAACAGACTGCCTAATGATATCAGAGATTCCTAtggagaaaaatacttttctgaat aTAGAAAAGCTCAAAGATCATCAGTGAAAAGACTGTGCAACTCTGATATTTCTAAGGTCATAAAATGCATGGAACATGCCCTGTTAGCAAAGTACCCCAGGACACGATATGGAGCTGGATGGGATGCAAAGTTCTTTTGGCTGTTCCTCTACTATGCCCCGAGCTGTTTATCTGACATGCTGTTTCACATGATGtttccagctccagcagctaGTGGGAGTTCAGTCCCTGGTGTTCTAATCAACATCTAA